Proteins encoded in a region of the Sander lucioperca isolate FBNREF2018 chromosome 18, SLUC_FBN_1.2, whole genome shotgun sequence genome:
- the brms1la gene encoding breast cancer metastasis-suppressor 1-like protein-A, translating into MPVHRDREKKEITAEEMEVEEQEQEASSSEEEDSDTSSVSEDGDSSEMDEEDCERRRMECLDEMTNLEKQFTDLKDQLYRERLSQVNSKLSEVEAGRAAEYLEPLAVLLENMQVRTKVAGIYRELCLESLKNKYECEIQAACQHWESEKLLLFDTVQSELEEKIRRLEEDRHSIDITSELWNDELSGRKKRRDALSPDKKRRRPSVVSGPYIVYMLPDLDILEDWTAIRKAVATLGPHRGKSDSDSPVFPFRQDRSRPILNC; encoded by the exons ATGCCGGTGCACCGTGACCGGGAGAAGAAAGAGATCACAGCAGAGGAGATGGAGGTGGAGGAGCAGGAGCAAGAGGCGTCCAGCTCAGAGGAGGAGGATTCTGACACTTCGTCTGTTTCCGAGGATGGAGACAGCTCTG AAATGGATGAGGAGGACTGTGAGCGGAGAAGGATGGAGTGTCTGGATGAAATGACCAACCTGGAGAAACAGTTCACAGATCTCAAAGACCA gcTGTATCGTGAGCGTCTCAGTCAGGTGAACAGCAAGCTGTCGGAGGTGGAGGCTGGCCGGGCAGCAGAATATCTGGAGCCTCTGGCTGTACTGTTGGAGAACATGCAGGTCCGCACCAAGGTGGCAG GTATCTACAGAGAGTTGTGTCTGGAGTCCTTGAAGAACAAGTATGAGTGTGAGATCCAGGCTGCGTGCCAGCACTGGGag agcgagaagctgctgctgtttgacACAGTACAGAGTGAACTGGAGGAGAAAATTCGAAGACTGGAGGAAGACAGACACAGCATCGATATTACATCAG AGTTGTGGAATGATGAGTTATCGggaaggaagaagaggagagatgCTTTGAGTCCAGATAAGAAGAGGAGACGGCCTTCAGTGGTGTCTG GCCCATATATTGTTTACATGCTACCTGACTTGGACATCCTGGAAGACTGGACAGCTAtcagaaag GCCGTGGCTACGCTGGGTCCCCACAGAGGGAAGTCCGACTCTgacagccctgtgttcccatTCAGACAAGACAGAAGCAGGCCCATTCTCAACTGCtga